GATCGGGTTCAAAAGGTCGATGAAAAGGCGGCCTTCCAAGTGGTCGATTTCGTGCTGCAGGGCGACCGCAAGGAGTCCCGAGGCGTGGATTTCGCGCGGGTTGCCGTCCGGATCCCGACCTCGGACCGTAACGGTTTCAAAACGCTTCACCGGCGAAAAATAATCGGGAACACTAAGGCAACCCTCTTCCCACACCACTTCACCTTCAGCCTTGACGATTTCCGGGTTAACCAAAGTAATGAGGCCATGGTCGTCATCTTCGCGCTGAAGGTCCACCAGGATGACTCGCAGCGCCTCTCCCACCTGGTTGGCCGCCAGACCGATGCCTGGAGCGTCGTACATGGTTTCCGCCATGTTGTTGATGAGTCGCCGGACGGACCGGTCCACGGTGTCGATGGGTCGCGCCTTTTCGCGCAGTACTTTATCCGGGTACACACGTATTTCGAGCAGGGCCATGATGGCATCTCCCAAACAATCCAAAATGTTCAAAAACAACAATTATTATAAACCCTCAAGGTCGCCTTTTCAACCCGCGTCGGGATCCGCGCGCGGCGGGGGCGCCGCTCCTACAAGAAATCATGCCCTGTAGGAGCCGGCTTGCCGGCGACCTTAAGGAGCGATTCACGCCCTGTAAGACGGGGTTTCCCGGCGACCCTGATCGCGGCCAAGGCCGTTCCTAAGCCAGAGTTTGGGAATGAGGGGGAAATTCAATTTCCCCTCCCCTTGTGGGAGGGGATTAAGGGGAGGGGAATGTAACTGATTGACATACGTTAATTTTCTCACCCTCACCCCAACCCTCTCCCATCAAGGGAGAGGGGGATTTTCTGACCTTGTTCCCAAGCTCCAGCTTGGGTACGAGGGGAAAACCGGGTTGCATTTATGCAGTTGGGTTGTTTAAAAGATGAACATCGAACATCGAACATCGAACATCGAATGAAAAAAACCGGGTTGCTTCTTGTTCCCAAGCTCCAGCTTGGGTACGAGGGGTAGTTCGGGTTTTTTTGATTAGTGGTACACGCTGAATAAGTTCTAACCATCTCTGGGTCTCCCTAAGTTCCTTTTTCGCATTCACCATTCGATGTTGGACGTTCAATGTTCGATGTTCATTTCCCATTCACCATGGATCCCGAAACCTCCATGAATGGTTTGGACAAGCGCTTACAGCCCCGAGTGAGGATCGCGGTCCACCACCAGCGCCACACGCCTGAGGATGGAAAGACGGCGGCTTTCGGCGAGCACTCTCTCGACGAACGCCTGGAGATGGCGGTTGGTCCAGGCTTTGCCGTAAAGGTGGCGGCGGTACCGGTTCTTGAGCCGGTAGATCGGAGCGGGGGCCGGCCCCAGCAGGGCCACCGGAACATTCTCTTCTTTCAGTTCGTCCGCCGCCGCCCGGCACACGGCGTGGAAACGGTCCATGGCTTCACGGGTGAGCGTTTCGTCGGCACCGGAAAGGAGGAACCTCACAAACCTCGTGAACGGGGGGTACTGCAGCGATTCGCGCGCTTTGAGCTCCTCTTCGCAGAAACGGAGGTAATCCATGTTCCGGACGGCCTGGATTGTGTAATGGTCGGGGTTGAAGGTTTGGACGAGGACTTCCCCCGGCTGGTCGCCCCGTCCTGCACGCCCGGCCACCTGGAGGAGCAGTTGGACGGTGATTTCGCCGGCCCTGAAATCCGCGATCTGAAGCGCTGTGTCCGCGCTGATGACGCCCACCAGGGTGATGTTTTCGAAATCATGGCCTTTGGCCACCATCTGAGTGCCGATGAGCACGTCGGCGCGCCGATGGCGGACGTCGTTCAGCAGTTCCACCAGGCGCTTCGGGTGGCTTGCGGAGTCGCGATCGATCCTTGCAATCCTTGCCCCAGGAAACAGTTTCCCCACCTCTTCCGCGACTCTTTCCGTTCCGAAACCGAACGGGATGAGGGCGTGTTCGCCGCACCGAGGGCAGGCTTCCGGGACGTCGGCTTCGTACCCGCAGTAGTGGCAGCGCAGGGTATCGTCCTGCTGGTGGTAGGTAAGGCTCACCGAACAGTGCGGGCACTGGTGAACCGTCCCGCAGACCCGGCACAGGTAGAAGGTGGCGAATCCACGCCGGTTCAGAAAAAGGAGAACCTGGTTGCCGTCCGCCAGGGTCTTTTCGACGGCGGCCTGAAGCGGTCGCGAAAGCACGCGGAAAGGACCTCGTTCCCGGCGCATGTCGATGATTTCGATGCGAGGAAGAGGGCGGTCTTCGATGCGTTGAAGGAGCGAAAGAAACCGGCAGCGGCCCCGGTGCACCAGGCGAATCGACTGGAGCGACGGGGTGGCCGAACCCAGAAGCACGGGAATACCGAGAAAACGGGCGCGGACCAGCGCCACATCGCGGGCGTGGTAGCGGAGGCGGTCTTCCTGCTTGTAGGAGCCGTCGTGTTCTTCGTCCACCACGATGAGCCCCAGGCGTGGAAGCGGGCTGAAAACCGCGGATCGTACTCCGAGCGTTACGGAACTTTCCCCGTCCACGATCTTCCGCCACTGGTCGTCCCGGGCTCCAGGCGAAAGCCCGCTGTGCCAGACCGCCAGCCGCGAACCGAACCGTCGGCGGAAGAGGGCTTCCAACTGGGTGCTCAGGGCGATTTCGGGAACCAGCACCAGGGCGGTCTTTCCGACTTCGAGGGTCCGCTGCACCAGGTGCAGGTAGATTTCCGTCTTTCCGCTTCCCGTGACGCCGTAGAGCAGAAAAGGCTGAAAGCGCCCGTTTTCGATGAAGGGGCCGATGGCACCGACCACCGCCTGCTGATCGGTGGTGAGCGCCGGAGGCTCGCAGGCCGGAAGCGTCTGAGCATAGGGCGATTCCCGGATTTCCCGGGCGGCTTCCATGCACACGAAGCCTTCCCGTTGGAGGCGCCGCGCCCAGTAGTCGGCGGTTTTCAGGCTCCGGCGGAGATCCCTCAAAGCAAGAGCGCCGCCCGCATCTTCAAGCAGCCGGACAAGCCGCCGCAGGTGGGCACTCCGCCGCAGCCGGTCGTCAGGCGGCGTCTCCACCAGGCGCACCGTCTTCAGCGTCTTCTGCCGCAGGTCGGAAGACGGCCAGACGTAGACTCTTTCCACCCAGCCTTCGCGCTCCAGCCGTTTGAACGCCCTGGTTTCGATGTCGTCCCGAGGGCAGGCCTCCATCGGTTCACCGGTCTCCGGAAAACCGGGGTCGAACCAAGGCTCCAGCCGCTTTCTTCCCCGTCGTTCCCGTTCCAGCACGGCCTTGCCGGCGCCGGTAAGTCGGTAGCGGACCTCGGGCTGCAGCTGGAATCCCGGCGGCAACGTGCTGCGAATGATCTCGCCCAGCGGATAAAAATAATAGCGGGAGATCCAGCGGCAGAGATGCAAAACGTCTCCGGGCACTACGGGCCGCGGGTCGAGCACGGCTTTCACACTCTTGAAGCGGATCGAACCCTCCAGCGGCGGGGGAGTGCCCTGAAGGGCGAGAACCAGGCCCACGGTTTCACGCCGGCCCAGAGGCACCAAGACGCGCACGCCGGGTTGGACGTCGTGGAGCAGTTCCCCGGGGACCCGGTAGTGGAGGTTTTTCGAAATGGCGGTGAAGGGAGCGATTTCGGCGTAGGTCTCCGAAGCGGCGGCGGTCATGGTGCGCCGGATTCCTTGGTATCCGCTTGAGCGACGCCGACGTCCTGGAGGGCCGCAAGATAGGTTTCGCGGACCTTGAGAAAATCCGCCTTGATTTTCGCCGGTACAGACCGGGCATGGGGGAACGCCGTCTTTAAAAAGTTGATGGGTTTTCCGTTCTCATAGAAGCGGAAATCCAGGTGGGGGCCGGTGGACAACCCCGAAGATCCCACATAGCCGATCACGTCGCCCTGGCGGACCTGGCGCCCCACCGAAAGGCCTTCGGCATAACGGGAAAGATGTCCGTAGGTGGTCTTGTACTTGGCTCCGTGTTGGATCTCAACATACCGGCCGAACCCGCCCTTCCATCCCTTGAAGACGATCTTGCCGTCTCCCAGCGCGCTGACCGGCGTTCCCGTCGGGGCGGCGTAGTCGATGCCCAGGTGCGGCCTGAAGATCTTGAGTACCGGATGGAATCGGCGGTAGGTGAAGGTGGAACTGATCCGCCGATAGCTCAAGGGGGCCTTGAGAAACATCTTCCGCAGCGAGTCGCCGTCCGCGTCGAAGTAGTCGCTGTAGCCGTCCGGGAGGGTGTAATGGAACGCTTCGAAGCGCCGGCCGTTCACCGTCATGACGGCGGCGAGGATCGGGCCCGCCTGGACGCGCTTTCCGTTTTTCACCTCCTGTCGGAAATACACGGCGAACGTGTCCCCCCGGCGAAGATCCGTATTGAAGTCGATGTCGTAGGCGAAAAGATCCGCCAGTTCCATGATGAGTGGGGGCGGAACACCGGCTTCCAGGCAGGATCCATATAAGCTTTCGGAGATGGCTCCTGTCGCCGACTGTGTGATCGAAATGGTCTGGGGGGTCTTTTTCTGGGATTCCCAGGTTTCGCCTTGCTTTCGAAAGACGAAGGTGGAACCGTCGGCCGCTTGGTAAATGAGCTTGACCGGTCGATCTTCGTCTCTAGGCGTGTAGAAGACCAGTTCCTCGCCCGGCTGAATCTTTTCCAGCTGCGGGAAATCAGCGCATTCCTTCTGCCATTCCACGGCGCAATCGGCCGAGAGGTTCAGCGACGAAAGGATCCCGGAGAAACTCTCACCCTTTTGAACAACGTGGTGGGTGATACTGAATTGCTCACTATATTGACGCCGTAGTTCGAAGGTGTCCGGATAGTCGAGGTGTTGGCTTTTGACTTCCGGTCCCAAAGGGGGCATTTCGGGAGGGTGCGCCAAGTTCTGCCAGCTCACCACGACGGCCACGGCGAAAAACACCCACACCCCCAGGCGCACGCCCATGGAACGCCTTCTTTGGGGGCCGAACGTAGCCTTGCCCAACCCGGTTCTGAAACGCTGCGTCTTCTTCATCGGGATCGTTTGTTAGCACAGACGTTTTTTCAGGTCAAAGCCAAATCTGTCGCAGATAAAGAAACGATCGGCATCCAGAAGGATTTCGGGGGATCTATGCCAGGGGCATGGGGCCCTCCGGCCTTCTTCGCCCGACGTTAAAACGGCTCAAAAAACTTTATTTTATGCGGGTTTTTTGATGATTTAATGCTTGCCATGGGTGAGGTGATCGGTATAGTTACTTCGTTTTATGCGGGTTTACAGGCGCCAGACCGAAAAATGCGTGCAGGTGGGGCGGCCTGAAAGAGGGTGGCAAAGGGGCGAAAATGATCCAGTTGAGAACAAGGAGGAGGAAATCATGACCAAGGCTGATTTGGTTGCCAGAATGGCCGATGACGCCGGCATCACGAAAGCCGCGGCGGAAAAGGCGTTCAACAGTTTCGTGGACGCGGTGGCCGAGAGCCTCGCCAAGGGCGACAAGGTTACCCTCGTAGGCTTCGGCACCTTCAGTGTTTCCGAAAGGGGTCAACGTGAAGGCCGGAATCCCAGGACCGGTGAAACCATCACTATTTCGGCAAGCAAAGTGGTCAAGTTCAAGGCCGGCAGCAAGCTCAAAGATTCCATTCAGTAAAGAGGGGAAGGGATTCCGGCTCTGCTTGTCGTGTGCGGCTGAGCCGGATCCTTGTCGCTTCCCGGCGCCTCATCTGTTTCTGCAGCCGTTGTTCCCGCCATGCCGGTCGCCTCGCCGCCCGATCGGGCGCTCATCGACCCCAAAAGGGGTAAGTCTGAAAGGCCGCTGCCCGAGCGGGCGCTATTCGTTTTCACTCCGGAAGATCTGAAAGACGCGCTCAGGAGCCTGACCTTTTCCGGCGCTCGGTCCCGGCAGGCGGCCGGGAGCCGAAGACACCGGAAGGTCTTCTTGTGCGGGGTCACTGAGGGCATCTTCGGCGGCGTTCCGATCGCCGTCGCCGGGCCGATGCTTGGAGCGCCCCAGGCCGTGTTGGTCCTGGAAAAGCTCATCGCGCTGGGTGTGCGGCGGTGCTTTGCGCTGGGTTGGTGCGGGTCGCTGAATCCAACCGTTCGCATCGGCGACGTGGTGGTGCCCCGTTGGGCTTGGTCGGAAGAAGGAACCTCCGCTCATTACCCCCTGGCGGAACGGCCTGTAGCGGACCCGCAGCTGGTCCAAACCGTTCTGACGGGACTGCGCGGTTGCGAAGGATTGACCGTGCACGAAGGCCCCGTCTGGACCACGGACGCTCCCTACAGGGAGACCGAGGCGAAGGTGCTCCACTATCGGGACAAAGGGGCTCTGGGCGTGGAAATGGAGACCTCGGCCCTGTTCACCGTGGCCGCCTATCGCGGGATCGCTCTGGCCGTGGTTCTGGTAGTCTCGGACGATCTTTCGCGGATGGAATGGCGCCACGGTTATCGAGACCCTCGCTTTCGGGCCGTGAGGGCTTCCCTCCCGGAACGGCTGCTCCAGCTGCTTACGCGATCTTCCCCCTGAGCGCGTTCTCGTTCCGGCGCACAACGAGGCGGGGGCATTTCAATCCAATTGCGGATTTCAGATTTGGGATTGTGGATCTTCAGAGTCCAAAGTTCTGGCAGCGTTCTAAAGTGGAGACCTTAGACCACTTCCGTCACCGGGAACCCGCTTTGGCGGATGGCGGCCGTCACCACGTTCATGTCATGGACGTTTCGGGATCCATGGTGAATGGGAAATGAACATCGAACATTGAACGTCCAACATCGAATGGTGAAAGGGAAAAAAGGAACTTAGGGAGACCCAGAGATGGTTCGAACTTATTCAGCGTGTACCACTAATCAAAAAACCCGAACTACCCCTCGTTCCCAAGCTGGAGCTTGGGAACAAGAAGCAACCCGGTTTTTTTCATTCGATGTTCAACGTTCGATGTTCGATGTTCGACGTTCATCTTTAAAAACAACCCACGGCATAAATGCAACCCGGTTTTCCCCTCGTACCCAAGCTGGAGCTTGGGAACAAGAAGCAACCCGGTTTTTTTCATTCGATGTTCAACGTTCGATGTTCGACGTTCATCTTTAAAAACAACCCACGGCATAAATGCAACCCGGCTTTCCCCTCGTACCCAAGCTGGAGCTTGGGAACAAGAAGCAACCCGGTTTTTTTCATTCGATGTTCAACGTTCGATGTTCGATGTTCGACGTTCATCTTTAAAAACAACCCACGGCATAAATGCAACCCGGTTTTCCCCTCGTACCCAAGCTGGAGCTTGGGAACAAGAAGAATAGGAGCCTGGGTCATGGGGTGGATCGTAGGGGCGGGTTTGAAACCCGTCCCTACTTTGGACTGTACAGATATGAAGGTCGGAGGCGTTCATGGAGGACAAGGCGGCCGTAAGGGAACGCATCGAAGAACTGAAGCGGCAGATCCGGTATCACGACTACCGCTACTATGCGCTCGACAGCCCCGAAATCAGCGACGCCGAATACGATCGACTATTCCGTGAACTGGTGGAACTGGAAGAGGCGCACCCGGAGTTTGCCGATCCGGATTCGCCCACCCGCCGGGTCGGATTCCCACCGCTTGAAGCCTTTCCAACCTTTGAACATCGGGTTCCCATGCTCAGCCTGGAAAATGCCATGAGCGAATCGGAACTCAGGGAATTCGACCGCAGGGTGCGCAAACTCCTGGAACATGCGGGGCCCGTGGAATACGTCGCCGAACCCAAGATGGACGGGCTCGCGGTGGAAGTGGTCTACGTGGACGGGGTGCTTTCGAGCGCCGGGACTCGTGGAGACGGCTACCATGGCGAAGACGTGACACCCAATGTCAAGACCATCCGGGCGGTCCCGCTTCGGCTCTTCACCGCGGGCGGCGGGCCGTCCCTTCCGGAGTACCTCACGGTTCGGGGTGAAGTGTACATGGACCGGGCCGATTTCGAGCGCCTCAACCGTGAACGGGAAGCGGCGGGGGAACCTCTTTTCGCCAATCCCAGAAACGCCGCCGCCGGGTCACTCCGCCAGCTCGACTCGTCCATCACCGCCAAACGCCCCCTCAAGGTATTCTTCTACGGCGTGGGACTTGTGGAAGGAGCGACCTTTGAAACCCAATGGGAAATCCTCGAAACGCTTCGGAGTTGGGGGCTTCCGGTCAATCCGCTGTCCAGGGTCTGTAAAGGGGCGGAAGACGTTGTGGCGTTTTTCAACGAGATTGAAAGCGAACGCCCCCGGCTGCCCTATGAAGTGGACGGCGTGGTCGCCAAGGTGAACCGCATCGACTGGCAGCGGAAGATTGGTGAGAAGAGCCGGAGTCCGCGCTGGGCCATTGCGTACAAGTTTTCGCCTCACCAGGGGCGCAGCCGGGTCCTCGATATCGTCGTGCAGGTGGGGCGAACGGGTGTGCTCACGCCCGTGGCGGTCCTGGAACCCATTTCCGTGGGGGGCGTCGTCATCCGAAGAGCCACGCTGCACAACCAGGACGAGATCGAGCGCAAGGATATCCGGGTGGGGGACGAAGTGGTCGTTCAAAGGGCCGGAGACGTTATTCCGGAGGTGGTGCGGGTCGTGACGGAAAAGCGTACCGGGAAAGAGAAACCGTTCCGCATGGTGTCCCGGTGCCCGTCCTGCGGAGGCGAAGTGGTGCGGCTTCCCGGAGAAGCCGTCCACCGCTGCCTCAACCGGAACTGCCCCGCCCAGATCAAGGCGAGTCTCCGCCACTTCGCCGGACGTTCGGCCATGGACATCGAAGGACTCGGAAAAGAGATCATTTCGCTATTGGTGGACCGGGGCCTGGTGGCTTCACCCGCCGACCTCTACGAAATCCGGCCGGAACATCTCAAGGATCTTCCCGGTTTCGCCGAAAAATCGGCCACGAACCTGGTGCAGGCCATCGAGCGGAGCAAGGACGTTTCTCTTGCCGCCTTCATTCACGCCCTGGGAATTCCTCATGTGGGCGA
This is a stretch of genomic DNA from Desulfoglaeba alkanexedens ALDC. It encodes these proteins:
- a CDS encoding M23 family metallopeptidase; translation: MKKTQRFRTGLGKATFGPQRRRSMGVRLGVWVFFAVAVVVSWQNLAHPPEMPPLGPEVKSQHLDYPDTFELRRQYSEQFSITHHVVQKGESFSGILSSLNLSADCAVEWQKECADFPQLEKIQPGEELVFYTPRDEDRPVKLIYQAADGSTFVFRKQGETWESQKKTPQTISITQSATGAISESLYGSCLEAGVPPPLIMELADLFAYDIDFNTDLRRGDTFAVYFRQEVKNGKRVQAGPILAAVMTVNGRRFEAFHYTLPDGYSDYFDADGDSLRKMFLKAPLSYRRISSTFTYRRFHPVLKIFRPHLGIDYAAPTGTPVSALGDGKIVFKGWKGGFGRYVEIQHGAKYKTTYGHLSRYAEGLSVGRQVRQGDVIGYVGSSGLSTGPHLDFRFYENGKPINFLKTAFPHARSVPAKIKADFLKVRETYLAALQDVGVAQADTKESGAP
- a CDS encoding HU family DNA-binding protein is translated as MTKADLVARMADDAGITKAAAEKAFNSFVDAVAESLAKGDKVTLVGFGTFSVSERGQREGRNPRTGETITISASKVVKFKAGSKLKDSIQ
- a CDS encoding nucleoside phosphorylase; amino-acid sequence: MPVASPPDRALIDPKRGKSERPLPERALFVFTPEDLKDALRSLTFSGARSRQAAGSRRHRKVFLCGVTEGIFGGVPIAVAGPMLGAPQAVLVLEKLIALGVRRCFALGWCGSLNPTVRIGDVVVPRWAWSEEGTSAHYPLAERPVADPQLVQTVLTGLRGCEGLTVHEGPVWTTDAPYRETEAKVLHYRDKGALGVEMETSALFTVAAYRGIALAVVLVVSDDLSRMEWRHGYRDPRFRAVRASLPERLLQLLTRSSP
- the priA gene encoding replication restart helicase PriA — encoded protein: MTAAASETYAEIAPFTAISKNLHYRVPGELLHDVQPGVRVLVPLGRRETVGLVLALQGTPPPLEGSIRFKSVKAVLDPRPVVPGDVLHLCRWISRYYFYPLGEIIRSTLPPGFQLQPEVRYRLTGAGKAVLERERRGRKRLEPWFDPGFPETGEPMEACPRDDIETRAFKRLEREGWVERVYVWPSSDLRQKTLKTVRLVETPPDDRLRRSAHLRRLVRLLEDAGGALALRDLRRSLKTADYWARRLQREGFVCMEAAREIRESPYAQTLPACEPPALTTDQQAVVGAIGPFIENGRFQPFLLYGVTGSGKTEIYLHLVQRTLEVGKTALVLVPEIALSTQLEALFRRRFGSRLAVWHSGLSPGARDDQWRKIVDGESSVTLGVRSAVFSPLPRLGLIVVDEEHDGSYKQEDRLRYHARDVALVRARFLGIPVLLGSATPSLQSIRLVHRGRCRFLSLLQRIEDRPLPRIEIIDMRRERGPFRVLSRPLQAAVEKTLADGNQVLLFLNRRGFATFYLCRVCGTVHQCPHCSVSLTYHQQDDTLRCHYCGYEADVPEACPRCGEHALIPFGFGTERVAEEVGKLFPGARIARIDRDSASHPKRLVELLNDVRHRRADVLIGTQMVAKGHDFENITLVGVISADTALQIADFRAGEITVQLLLQVAGRAGRGDQPGEVLVQTFNPDHYTIQAVRNMDYLRFCEEELKARESLQYPPFTRFVRFLLSGADETLTREAMDRFHAVCRAAADELKEENVPVALLGPAPAPIYRLKNRYRRHLYGKAWTNRHLQAFVERVLAESRRLSILRRVALVVDRDPHSGL
- the ligA gene encoding NAD-dependent DNA ligase LigA — protein: MEDKAAVRERIEELKRQIRYHDYRYYALDSPEISDAEYDRLFRELVELEEAHPEFADPDSPTRRVGFPPLEAFPTFEHRVPMLSLENAMSESELREFDRRVRKLLEHAGPVEYVAEPKMDGLAVEVVYVDGVLSSAGTRGDGYHGEDVTPNVKTIRAVPLRLFTAGGGPSLPEYLTVRGEVYMDRADFERLNREREAAGEPLFANPRNAAAGSLRQLDSSITAKRPLKVFFYGVGLVEGATFETQWEILETLRSWGLPVNPLSRVCKGAEDVVAFFNEIESERPRLPYEVDGVVAKVNRIDWQRKIGEKSRSPRWAIAYKFSPHQGRSRVLDIVVQVGRTGVLTPVAVLEPISVGGVVIRRATLHNQDEIERKDIRVGDEVVVQRAGDVIPEVVRVVTEKRTGKEKPFRMVSRCPSCGGEVVRLPGEAVHRCLNRNCPAQIKASLRHFAGRSAMDIEGLGKEIISLLVDRGLVASPADLYEIRPEHLKDLPGFAEKSATNLVQAIERSKDVSLAAFIHALGIPHVGEYLAQVLADHFGSIEALQNATAEELEAISGVGEKVASSILNYFHNPENRRLVQRLREVGVRPRVDRETKPAAPADSFWKDLSVVFTGTLSSMTREEAKKRVVALGARVVENVSKKTDVVVVGSDPGSKLEKARALGVRIMDEAEFLARVGAE
- the def gene encoding peptide deformylase, giving the protein MALLEIRVYPDKVLREKARPIDTVDRSVRRLINNMAETMYDAPGIGLAANQVGEALRVILVDLQREDDDHGLITLVNPEIVKAEGEVVWEEGCLSVPDYFSPVKRFETVTVRGRDPDGNPREIHASGLLAVALQHEIDHLEGRLFIDLLNPIKRDMFKRRWKKRLKEAQG